The Shewanella mesophila genome contains the following window.
GTTCCGAGTTCTGATGTGCTGCGATAGGCGGCAAATTGATAACCTAGATCTTGGTAGCGTCCAGCGAATCCTACTTCATAGTTGTCGACTATCGAGGCTTGGGTTTGGATCAGCGAGATATCATTGACAGTGGCCGTACGCAGTAGGCTACCGAGATCGGAAATATCAGCTCCCTGTGAAAAACTCACAAAAGGGCTGATATATTCTGATGCACTGTAGCGTAGGCCGAGATTGTAAGTGGTCGAGGTAAAGTTGAGTTCACCGCCAGTGACGTCGAAAGGCACGGAGCAGGTTGCTGACGTGCTGCATAGCTTCAGTGTAGTGTAGTCATCGACACTGATATCCACTCTGTCGTGACGTAGGCCTGCCTTTACAATCCAATCATCATGGATCACCCACTTAGTTTGCAGATAAGCCGCCAGATTGCTCATGTCCATCTCGGGAACCCAGATGCGGCCATCATGCAATGGCTGCGAACTGATATCATTGAGGGCGTCTATGCCGTAGATAAAGGTCGCCGCGACATTATCCCAATCGACGACAGTATTGAAGTTGATGCGCAGTCCGCGTTTATTAGAACGGATTAAAGACTGACCACCATCATAACCTTCGCTCGGATTGGCTAACGCCGCCGAGTAGAAAAACATGTTTTCAATTTCTTGGTAATAGGCGTCTAAGGTCAGCTGAGTATTGTCAAATAGTGCCTCGTCTGTGTATTTCAGCATCAGGTTATGGTTACCGCTAGGCCCCTGTGGAACACCGGGTTTATTACCACCACTATTCTTTATTGCATAGGTCTTAACGCCCGAGTTAACACTGCCAGTCACATCCAGCAGATCGGCATTTTGTTGGGCTTCATAGTAGTTGTAGGTGAGTTGCAGTACCTTTTCGCCGTCGAAGTCATAGCTTAATTTAGTGAACAGGTTTTGCGACTTGGTTTCCGACAGACCATAGATGAGGCCAATAATGTCGCCCTCGGCATCATATTCGAGCCCTGTTTCCTCGACTGAACCATTGAGCACGTAGCTAACCTTGTCTAGTGTGCCATTGATGCTTGCGTTATAGCGGTAACCGGCGCTGTCTTCAAACTTAACGGGGCTGAACTTACTCGATGCCGCCAGTTCGATATTGGCCTTATCACCGCTTGATGCTTGCTTAGTTATATAGTTAATGATGCCGCCCGATGCGCCGTTGCCATAGATTGAGGTGGCTCCCTTAATTACCTCAATACGCTCGATAGCGCTGGGGTCGATGGAGCGGATACCAAGCTGACCATTGCGTAGTGGGGTCGATTGCGGCACGCCATCTATCATCACTAATGCTTTACGTCCACGCAGTGTTTGACCTGAGTTGCTTGAGGTGCCAGTGCTGGGAGCCATACCTGGTACGCGAAAAGCTAACATGTTTTGCAGCTCCGAACTGATCTGCATGTCTCGGCTGAGGGTCTTGTTGTCGATTAGGGTAACTGAGGAGGGGACTTCTTCGATACTTTCTACACTGCGACTGCCTGTCACTATGATCCGTTCTATATCGGTGACGTCTGCGACCGCTGAGTTATTGATTAAGCCTAAACAAAACAAGCTGGTGTACAGCGCGATTCTAGACTGTCTCGGGGGAATTTTTTTCATCCGTATTTCTTTTAACGACACTTTAGTCAACATCAAAGATTCCTATTTAATACAGGTAATAATTTGATGCGAATGATATAGATTCTCATTGGTAATTGCAGAGAATTTACATATGTTGCAAGTTTGTTGGTTCATTCGGGGGAGGGGTAGTCTAAATCGTGTTGAGGTTCGCCATAGATGAAAGTGTGGGGATGGATGACTGGGAGAGAAAGGGCCTTGAAAAGCTAGCTCACAAGGCCCTTTAATGGCTTAGTCGGTGCTGAGGTTTATCTCATAAGAGCTAAACTTGCGTAGGTTAATTACCCCTGTATCGAAAATCAGATATTGCCCCTTAATCCCCATTAGCTTACCTGTCACGATTGGATCTTTATCGAAGTTATGGGAGGAAATTTTTGTCGGAAACTCGCTTACTGGATACTCAATAGCAAGGATCGCTTCATCGAGTTGCTCGATGGCGTACTCCCCGTGCTCCATCGACAGTTCATGAATACGTTTTTCGATGTGCGGCAGTAACGCTTTTGCCTGTTCAACTAAATCGAGTGGCTCGGCATTGCCTTTAAGCATGGTGCGCCAATTGGTTTTATCATTGATCATCTTAGCCAGTTCAACTTCGATAAGGCCTGAAAGTTGTCGTGTAGAGACTTTTAAAATAGGCAAACCTTGGGTGGCGCCTTGGTCTATCCAACGTGTAGGAAGCTGAGTATGGCGGGTAATGCCGACTTTTAGGCCTGACGTGTTAGAAAGATATACGTAGTGAGGCACAAAACAGTTAGCCTCTCCCCATTGCGGCTCTCTGCATGTTCCTTGTGCAAAATGACAGGTTTCAGGTTTCATGATGCACATGTCGCAACTCGCCAGTTTTTTCATGCACACAAAGCAGTGTCCTTGAGAAAAACTCTTCTTGGTTTTCTTTTTGCAGTTGCAGCAGTAGATGTTTCCAGTATGGGTCAAAGTCACTTGGCGACCAATAAGCGGATTCATCTCGACTAAGTGCTCTGATAATGGTAGCTGGTAATTGACTTGGCCGTTGGTGTCGAGTGAGGAACGCATCTTGCTGATGTTTCCGATAAGTGGAGCGTTGGGCATCATGATATCCGGAATTAACTAATGAAACTTATGCAGGTGAAAACCTAAGCAAGTTTCATGGTGAATGTGGTTTATAGAGCGAGTATATCAGATTGATGAGTTTATCTTTGATAGGTTTTATCGATTGTATTCGTGATTATCTTCTCCTTGATTGCTTTAGCCCAGCTTATATCGCTGGGCTAAAGGTCGAGATAGCTAGATAGATCAAGCTATGATGTCGAGTACAACATCGTCACCTATGGTGTATAAGGCTTTCGTCAGTTGTTGCTCTGTTGCTTCATCGGGAATATTGAGACTGAAATTAGCCCGAAACAGTTCAACACCTGTGTGACTTGCGGTTTCATAATGGGTGGATAGGCGCTCGATGTTTATTGCTAGTGCATTGATCTTATTTGATATGTCATGAACCAATCCCGGTCTGTCGTAGGCGACTAACGAATAGTGTTTGCTTGGTACTACAGGTGCTGCGTGGCTTGTTTTACTGTAGGTAAGCGTAAGGCCTTCTATACATTCTAAATTTTCTAGTAGTGTTTCCCAATTTGCCGCCGGGACTTCAAGTAGCAATATGGCGGCAAAAATTCCGTCTAGGTGGCGGAGTTCTGAGTCGAGCCAGTTGCCTCCGTGGCGACTGACAATATGGGCTATTTGTTCGACTAATCCTTTTTTATCGGTAACTTGTAGCGTAACTAAATATCGTAACATTTGGTGAAGGCTCCATAAGTAATTGATGACATTTTCTCGCTGTAACAATAGTGTCATCTTTGCGTCATATAATCCCGACTGTCAGAAATGGGGTCGTATTAGGTTCACTATAGTTAACATAGCCTAGACGACAATCCCAGCAAAACTCTACTGAACAAAAATATACGAGGTTCTTAATGGAAACTCAGGTAACTCAACCTGGTTCTACAGCAACAAATTTGTTGATGGGGAAGGGCTCAAGTAGAAGAGCTTTTAAAGATAAGTTAACCCAATTTGGGGTAACGCTCGGCGGCACCATGGTGTTTGTCGCGTTATTGCTGATCTTTTTCTATCTACTTTACGTGGTTAAACCAATTTTTGATGGCGCCAGTGTGACGCCAGTGATGACCGCCGAGCTCCAAGATAGCGATGTTGCTACCCTAATGGTGGGCAGCGATGAACAAAATGAGATCCTTTATCGCGTTGGAGCAAACGGAAAAGTTACTTTTTACAGTGCAGCAACGGGTCAGGTTGTCGATGTGGAATCTATCGAATTGCCTGAAGGCGTGTCTATTGTTAGCAGCGCATCGGCAGTGCCAAGTGAACAACGTTTCGCATTTGGCCTCTCAAACGGCCAAGTGGTGATAGCTGGCATTAATTTCTCAGTCACTTATCCAGATAATAAAAGGGTGATCACGCCGAGCTTACGTTATCCGTTAGGTAAACAGCCTTTACCGGTGGATGATAATGCATTGCCACTTAATCAACTGAGTTTTGCCTATTCATCTGACAAAATGAGCTTTACCTATCGTGATGATAGTGGCCGCTGGCATCTTACTCGCCAAGAAGGTGAGGAAAACATGATGACAGAGGAGGTTGAGTGGGC
Protein-coding sequences here:
- a CDS encoding DUF2797 domain-containing protein; translation: MMPNAPLIGNISKMRSSLDTNGQVNYQLPLSEHLVEMNPLIGRQVTLTHTGNIYCCNCKKKTKKSFSQGHCFVCMKKLASCDMCIMKPETCHFAQGTCREPQWGEANCFVPHYVYLSNTSGLKVGITRHTQLPTRWIDQGATQGLPILKVSTRQLSGLIEVELAKMINDKTNWRTMLKGNAEPLDLVEQAKALLPHIEKRIHELSMEHGEYAIEQLDEAILAIEYPVSEFPTKISSHNFDKDPIVTGKLMGIKGQYLIFDTGVINLRKFSSYEINLSTD
- a CDS encoding TonB-dependent receptor, with amino-acid sequence MKKIPPRQSRIALYTSLFCLGLINNSAVADVTDIERIIVTGSRSVESIEEVPSSVTLIDNKTLSRDMQISSELQNMLAFRVPGMAPSTGTSSNSGQTLRGRKALVMIDGVPQSTPLRNGQLGIRSIDPSAIERIEVIKGATSIYGNGASGGIINYITKQASSGDKANIELAASSKFSPVKFEDSAGYRYNASINGTLDKVSYVLNGSVEETGLEYDAEGDIIGLIYGLSETKSQNLFTKLSYDFDGEKVLQLTYNYYEAQQNADLLDVTGSVNSGVKTYAIKNSGGNKPGVPQGPSGNHNLMLKYTDEALFDNTQLTLDAYYQEIENMFFYSAALANPSEGYDGGQSLIRSNKRGLRINFNTVVDWDNVAATFIYGIDALNDISSQPLHDGRIWVPEMDMSNLAAYLQTKWVIHDDWIVKAGLRHDRVDISVDDYTTLKLCSTSATCSVPFDVTGGELNFTSTTYNLGLRYSASEYISPFVSFSQGADISDLGSLLRTATVNDISLIQTQASIVDNYEVGFAGRYQDLGYQFAAYRSTSELGTSNKYDAQTGVYMPVRSPQKIWGYEAELSYQLLDNLGAGLSYSWVEGKDTEKDSYLDGQVISAPKFTTSLNWQPVDEANITVNYLYVGDRKRFEQLDGQYVGAQGPISAYNLINLSGSYQWKQWQFSLGVENLLNQDYYSARSQAYTYKGYNTKGLGTTVNVGVKVHF
- a CDS encoding glycine cleavage system protein R; its protein translation is MLRYLVTLQVTDKKGLVEQIAHIVSRHGGNWLDSELRHLDGIFAAILLLEVPAANWETLLENLECIEGLTLTYSKTSHAAPVVPSKHYSLVAYDRPGLVHDISNKINALAINIERLSTHYETASHTGVELFRANFSLNIPDEATEQQLTKALYTIGDDVVLDIIA